The sequence CCAAAGCAAAACAATTACTTGGCTGGCAAGCCCGCCATTCGATGGAGACGGTGGCCAAGATGATGGTCGACGCCGCGTTGATTCGGTCTCGCCCACAACTGGCTTAACTAGAATGACATAACATTTAGGCAATCCATTGTACCTTTGCCGACTTATTGACGGCTTACGGGCCACGTTTTATGACCGTAACTCACTTGCTAATTCCTTCGCTTCTTCGACAATGCTTGTCATATTGCCTGCTCGGGCTACTTTTCCTCTTTACCTCAACCGTTGACGGCCTTGCTCAGTCCCGAGTTGACCAGTTATCGGATGAGCAGGTGCAGGAATTTTATCGCCGGGCCCAGTCGAGCGGCTTAAGTGAGCTTCAGATTGAACAGGCGGCCATGTCGCAGGGCTACACACTCGATGACATCACCAAGATGCGCCGCCGCATCACAGAAATTAGAGGTAAATCGCCCCGTAGCTACCGTGGCAGCGGCGAAGCCGACACCAGCATCGTACGCACATTGCCTTCAGGATTATCACGCCGCCGCGCTGACTCGCTGGGTTTACCACGTATTGATTCAACGAGTCTGCGCAGCCGCGTTTTTGGCGCCTCTCTGTTCCAGAATGCGGGGCTTTCGTTTGAACCCGACATTCGAATCGCTACCCCGAAAAACTACATCGTTGGTCCCGATGATGAGATTCTGTTAGATATCTACGGCGCTTCGTCCGATAATTTTCGGTTACGCGTTACGCCTGAAGGCACCGTGAAAATTCCCAACCTGGCGCCTGTCCTGGTTAGCGGACTAACGGTCGAGCAGGCTGAGCAACGTATCATCGCCCGGCTGCGCCAAGGTGGTTTTCAAGGATTAGGTACAGCGGGTAGCGGTACGTATGCATCGGCTTCACTCGGCAAAATCCGCAGCATTCGGGTTACGCTCGTCGGCGAAGTTGTACACCCAGGTACGTATACCATTTCGTCGCTAGGCTCGGCGTTCAATGCACTGTATTTGGCTGGGGGGCCTAACCCCGAGACGGGTTCATTTCGGCGCATCCAGGTCATTCGGGGAAACAGGATAGTACGTACTATCGACCTGTACGATTTTTTGCTGCGCGCCGATCAGCGCGATAACATTCGGCTTCAGGATCAGGACGTCATTCGAGTAGCCGAGTACCAGACACGTGTCGATGTGCAAGGCGAGGTGCGTCGGCCTTATCTGTTTGAACTTTTACCAGGCGAAAACTTTCAAACGCTACTGGCTTTTGCTGGTGGGTTCAACGAAGAGGCTTACACCGCTTCTATATCCGTTCGCCGCAACACGCCCCGTGAACGAAAAGTGATTACGCTCACACCAGATGAGTTTACCTCGTTTATGCCCCAACGTGGTGATCGTTTCACCATTGGCCGTATTCTGAATCGGTACGAGAATCGGGTACAGATCGTTGGTGCGGTAATGCGGCCGGGCGATTACGCCCTTGAGAACGGACTGGTTACTGTTGGGGACCTCATCCGGCGAGCCGATGGTCTTCGGAAGGATGCGTCAACGACCCGGGCCAATATCTTTCGGGAAAGCGACAATATGGATGTGCAAAACATCACTTTTGACGTGAGTCGTTTGCTCAAGGGTGAGGTGGCTGATATTCCCCTTCAACGCCAGGATAGCGTGGTCATCCAGTCAATTCGTGATCTAAGAGAAGCGTATAACGTCACTATCGAAGGAGCCGTCAACAAGCCTAGTACATTCAGCTACGTAAGCAATATGACCGTGGCGGATTTGATTACTCTGGCAGGTGGTTTCCAGGAAGGAGCTACAGCGAACCGGATCGAGATCGCCCGTCGGATACGTAGCGACTCAACTAATAGCCAGACCAACACGGAGATTTACCGATTTAATATTGATCGGTCTTTGAGACTTACAGAGGAGGATGCCCGCTTTTTGCTCCAGCCGTTCGATGTCGTCTATATACGTACCCAGCCTTATTACGAAACGCAGCAACAAGTGTTCGTTAATGGAGAAGTCCTCCACCCAGGCGTATATGCTATTTTAAGTCGTACTGAACGTATTTCTGATTTGATTCAACGGGCAGGTGGCCTCAAACCGGATGCTTATCTAGCTGGCTCACAGTTTTACAGAAGCCGTAAATTGATCGGGACAGATATCCGAGCAATTCTTGATAATCCCAGCGCTGACGGAAATCTCCTCCTACAAGATCGGGATACGTTGTACATTCCCCGCCGTTCAGACCTTGTAGAGGTGCAGGGGGCGGTGTTGAATCCGTCAACCGTCAGTTATGGCCAGCGCCTGACGTTGCGTGACTATGTCACGCAAGCGGGTGGATACACGGAAAACGCCCGAGTGAGTCGGTCCTATGTTATTTATCCAAATGGACGCAAAGACCGAACAAAGCGATTTTTTGGTATTAAATCATACCCTAAAATTCAGCCGGGTTCGGTCGTGGTAATTCCGTTTAAACCACTTGACAATGATCGACTCACCCCTACTGAACGATTTGGTATTTTTTCGCTAATCGGCACGCTAGCTGCGACGGCGACAACCATCATCATTAATCTGAGCAAGTAATAGTCGTATGTCAGTAATAGAAAGGGGGGAAGATACTGCAAACGACCAGGTCATCGAGATCCGTCTGAGCGATGTGACGACTTTTCTGAAGAAGAGTCGACGCATTATGCTTATAGGTGCTCTGATAGGCGCGCTAATCGGGGGCATCTATGCCTTTTCGAAACCAAACGAATATACTTCCCAGATAACAGTGTTACCGGAAATTCAGGCTAAGGGATCTTCTGGTTTAGGCGGCTTAGGTTCTTTAGCAGGTTTAGCAGGTATTGATATCAGCAGTATGACTTCAGCTACAGATGCCATCCGTCCTGAGTTGTACCCTGATGTATTACAGAGCGTCCCTTTCGCGTTAAATATGCTCAAACGTCCTGTTTATGTAAAGGAATTCAAACGTACCCAATCATTAGAAACGTACCTAGCAGAGAAGTCAAGATCTCGTTTTTCTGACTTACTGAGCTTCGGCAATGCTAGCACCGAGAGCGATGACATACCAGGCGATACAAGTCAGGTATTGCGTATGAATAGAGAGCAAGAGGTATTGGTTAAGGCTTTACACAAACAAATAACCGGTACATACGAGAAGAAATCAGGCGTGCTAACGATTACGACGATTATGAATGACCCGGTTGTAGCAGCCGATGTCGTGCGTCATTCATTAGCTTACTTAACCGATTACATAACGACCTATCGTACAGAGAAAGCCCGCCGTGAAGTTGACTTTCTGAACCGGCAGGTGGCAACGGCAAAACAACGCTATCAAACGGCAGAGTACGCGCTTTCTGCCTATCGCGATCAGAACCGTAGTGTATTTCTGAATACAGCCAAAATTGAAGAGCAACGTATACAGGCAGAATTCTTGCTAGCTCAGGATTTATACAATACGCTCTCCAAACAGTCAGAAATGGCAAAAATTAAGGTGCAGGAGAACACGCCTGTTTTTAAGGTTCTAGAACCCGCCCGTATTCCCTTAAAGAAAAGTGGTCCAGGGCGTATTGGTATCATATTGATATTTATAACATTAGGTTTGTTCCTTTCCTTATTTATTAAGGCGTACAATACGTGGCGGTCAATATAGCAACTTAGCCTTATTTTTGCATTTCTGCTCATTAACCTTCACATTCAGTCTATCAATGGCTTGCAAACTCGAATTCTTTTCAAATAGCCTTACTAAATTCAGCTTAAAGTATATTCAAAAATATTGAAACAGTCTAATTAGGTGCTTTCATTCTTCTTTAAAAGCCTTTACTAAAGAAGCTGTCATGATCCCTGATCGAAAATAGATAATCCAAGTATGATGAAAAGCAGCGTGTTTAATATAATTGGAGGTGGCTTAAGGATTATCATTACGCTGATATCGGTCCCTATTCTGATAAAATTATTAGGAACAAAACAATTTGGCATTTATTCAATCGCTAATGCTGTAATTAATATTGTCTCGCTAGCTGAATGGAGTATCGCTTTATCAACAACAGTTTTAACAACCAAAGACAATAATAAGAACATTTCAAGTGCGTGCTTCTATTCATCAATTATACTCGGGTTATTTGTATTTAGCGTAACAATTCTCATATCTACAGCTATAAGTGAGTTTTACTCTTCCTTATCACCAGATGATGTTCAATCCTTACAGCGAATAATACAAATTGGAAGTATAAC comes from Fibrella aestuarina BUZ 2 and encodes:
- a CDS encoding Wzz/FepE/Etk N-terminal domain-containing protein; the protein is MSVIERGEDTANDQVIEIRLSDVTTFLKKSRRIMLIGALIGALIGGIYAFSKPNEYTSQITVLPEIQAKGSSGLGGLGSLAGLAGIDISSMTSATDAIRPELYPDVLQSVPFALNMLKRPVYVKEFKRTQSLETYLAEKSRSRFSDLLSFGNASTESDDIPGDTSQVLRMNREQEVLVKALHKQITGTYEKKSGVLTITTIMNDPVVAADVVRHSLAYLTDYITTYRTEKARREVDFLNRQVATAKQRYQTAEYALSAYRDQNRSVFLNTAKIEEQRIQAEFLLAQDLYNTLSKQSEMAKIKVQENTPVFKVLEPARIPLKKSGPGRIGIILIFITLGLFLSLFIKAYNTWRSI
- a CDS encoding SLBB domain-containing protein, with product MTVTHLLIPSLLRQCLSYCLLGLLFLFTSTVDGLAQSRVDQLSDEQVQEFYRRAQSSGLSELQIEQAAMSQGYTLDDITKMRRRITEIRGKSPRSYRGSGEADTSIVRTLPSGLSRRRADSLGLPRIDSTSLRSRVFGASLFQNAGLSFEPDIRIATPKNYIVGPDDEILLDIYGASSDNFRLRVTPEGTVKIPNLAPVLVSGLTVEQAEQRIIARLRQGGFQGLGTAGSGTYASASLGKIRSIRVTLVGEVVHPGTYTISSLGSAFNALYLAGGPNPETGSFRRIQVIRGNRIVRTIDLYDFLLRADQRDNIRLQDQDVIRVAEYQTRVDVQGEVRRPYLFELLPGENFQTLLAFAGGFNEEAYTASISVRRNTPRERKVITLTPDEFTSFMPQRGDRFTIGRILNRYENRVQIVGAVMRPGDYALENGLVTVGDLIRRADGLRKDASTTRANIFRESDNMDVQNITFDVSRLLKGEVADIPLQRQDSVVIQSIRDLREAYNVTIEGAVNKPSTFSYVSNMTVADLITLAGGFQEGATANRIEIARRIRSDSTNSQTNTEIYRFNIDRSLRLTEEDARFLLQPFDVVYIRTQPYYETQQQVFVNGEVLHPGVYAILSRTERISDLIQRAGGLKPDAYLAGSQFYRSRKLIGTDIRAILDNPSADGNLLLQDRDTLYIPRRSDLVEVQGAVLNPSTVSYGQRLTLRDYVTQAGGYTENARVSRSYVIYPNGRKDRTKRFFGIKSYPKIQPGSVVVIPFKPLDNDRLTPTERFGIFSLIGTLAATATTIIINLSK